The DNA segment AAGGCCAGCAGCCTTCAGAAGTCAAGTCATGGAGGGAGTTTGTTGGCGAGGAGAGGGCATACTAAAGTGTACCACTTCGGTGTTAGTTGTTAGAAGGGGGCAGAAGTTGTAATTACGGATGATGGGATTTTTATTATAGATTGGGCTATGCATGGTCTCACACTACTTCGCATTATACTCATTCAAGGTCTTTTGCCAATTTCAATACCAATGCACAAAAGTTGTGGTCGAGTGCAAGATAGCCTCGGACTACGTAGTATGTGGTGAAGATGGGACGTTGGTCCGTTTGCGCGGTGCGAACCTCAGCGATCTACACAACCGAGACACCATACTGACCTAAGCGTCAAGGCTATACACATTCCCTGCACGTCCCTTGGGATTAGCTATGCACGTTATGCATacccttcttttttctcaTACACTATACGCCTCGATTACCTGGGCCAGGCTGGGAAACAAAAAGTGCCACACCTGAACTCCTCCAAACTCCGTCGCGCGGCGTTTCCCTATGCGTTCTGGGCCACTGCAGCAGTTCTCTGCGACTTATTTCATTACAATACAGGCTTCTTCCTATAAAGAGTCCATCTTTACTTTTCAACCAAGTGAGTGCATATGGAGGGGAATTTGCGTCCCAGCGAGAAGGAGTGGAGAGAAAATGCTGGGAAAGTGAGAAAAAGAGCGGGAAAAGCTGATAGGATCCCGTAGCTCCAAAGAAAACGCCAAAGGGCGCCTATCAGGAGTTTTAACAACAATCAACATGTCGGTCGTGTCGAAGAACCTCTTCGACCTCCTCGGGGGTGAGTTTTGAATcgttggagaagaagaagaagggtggGAAAGATGAGAAGAATCTGTTTGGAGTCAGACTGACATTGACGTAATTTCCAGACGACGAGTCTCCCGCCCCTGCCGCCCCTAAAGCCGCTCCCAAAAAGTCTGAGCCCGCCCCCGCTCAGCGAAACGTCCCTGGTGCTGCTCCCCGTGGTAACGCCAACCGAGGCCGAGGCAACAACAACCGAGGCACTCACACCGTCACCCGTGACGACCGAGTTGCCGACAACGAGGGCACCGTGACCGCTGGCGGCTTTGACGGCGAGCGAGTGCCCGCTTCCAAGAAGGGCAACCACACTCGTGACGCTCACACCAAGGGCCCCCGAGGCAGCAGACCCGCCAAGACTTCCGGTGGTCACACTTCTGCCGGTAACGGCCACTACAGGGGTGCCAAGGTCCCTGCTCAGGCCGGTGAGAGGAGGCAGTTCGAGAGGAGGAACCCCACTGGTACTACCGACAGCCAGAAGAAGGTCGAGCACGGCTGGGGTGTCAACTCTGGTGAGGCTGAATTGAAGGGTGAGTTGAGCACTTTCTTGTGAAAACAATGTGTAGTGTTAACTATGTCACCAGACGAGGTTGAGGGTGAGAAGGACGCCAAGGTTGAGGAGAACGCTCCTCAAACTCCCGCTGAGGGTGTTGTGGGTGAGACCGAGGCTCCCGCCGCTGAGGGCGAGGCCGAACAAGAGCCTGAGGAGGTCACCAAGTCTTACGAGGAGTACCTTGCCGAGCGTGCCCAGCAGAACGCTGCCATCTCTGCTCTTGGTAAGAAGCAGACTAGGGAAGTTGCCTCTGAGATTGAGGGCAAGGCTTTCGTCAGGGAGGCCATTGACGACTTCTTCTCCGGCAAGGTCAGTCTTAATTTTATCCTGTACTTTTGCCCGTACTGATAGTTGCATACAGTCTAAGAGCTCCGAGGCCAAGGCCAAGCccaagaaggagaaggtCTTCATCGAGTTTGACGGTCAGTTCGCCCAGCCTTCCCGACCTCCCCGACGAGACCGAGAGGGTGGTGAGCGATCTGGTGAGCGATCTGGTCGAGGCCGAGGACAGCGAGGTGGTTTCGGTGGCCAGCGAGGCAACAACCGAGGTGGCGCCCGAGCCAGCCGACCTGCTCCCATCAACGCCAACGACACCAAGGCTTTCCCCGCTTTGGGCGCTTAAGTGCATATTACATAGTGCTTTCTCCGACAGGAGAAGCTCGTTTAAGGGAGGAGGTTGTGGGATTCTGCGAATCGAGGCGAGGGAGTGAGGGTTTGGACCTAGCATAGGAGTTTTCTTTTGCAAGCTGTAATGATCAAACTAGGTTTAGGTTTCCGTTCCATTCTCGACTGAGCGTTAGTTTCGTTGTTCTCGTTGTTCTCTTCTCGATAGGTTGTGAAGCATCCTA comes from the Cryptococcus gattii WM276 chromosome M, complete sequence genome and includes:
- a CDS encoding uncharacterized protein (Similar to TIGR gene model, INSD accession AAW46914.1), which codes for MSVVSKNLFDLLGDDESPAPAAPKAAPKKSEPAPAQRNVPGAAPRGNANRGRGNNNRGTHTVTRDDRVADNEGTVTAGGFDGERVPASKKGNHTRDAHTKGPRGSRPAKTSGGHTSAGNGHYRGAKVPAQAGERRQFERRNPTGTTDSQKKVEHGWGVNSGEAELKDEVEGEKDAKVEENAPQTPAEGVVGETEAPAAEGEAEQEPEEVTKSYEEYLAERAQQNAAISALGKKQTREVASEIEGKAFVREAIDDFFSGKSKSSEAKAKPKKEKVFIEFDGQFAQPSRPPRRDREGGERSGERSGRGRGQRGGFGGQRGNNRGGARASRPAPINANDTKAFPALGA